GGCTATATCTCCCTCTAACTTAAGCTGCTCCCACCGGGAAAGACCGGCTATTATGAGCATGAGACCTAATCCTATGGCTAGATCAATATAGCTTAGGTCAATAAGGGTGTAATTTGTGCCTTCCATGATTTTTGCGACTCACGAAAATGAAAAGCTAACCCTCCCTTTTCCTATCCCCATAGTGAGCGAGGATTAAGGTGGGAGGCATTTCACCTCCCATCCTGACCTCCCGTCAAGGGGGAAGGAGAAAAGCTAAACACAATTAATTCTTTTGTATCGAACCCATGTCAATTAACGGTAAAGGCTTTCTTATCCTGTAAGAATTCTTCTACTCTTACCACAGTTCCGTTGGCTAGATGTATAACGGTGCCTCCAAAGAATCGGGCCTGGTCCATCTGGTGCGTAACCATTATAACGGTGAGTCCCAAAACCTCGTTTAATTCCTTTACCGACTGGAGGAGTTTATTTGCAGATTCGGAGTCGAGGGCGGAAGTCGGCTCGTCGAGAAGAAGCACCTCCGGTTTATTTATCAACGCACGGGCTACGTTCAAACGCTGTTTTTCTCCGACGGAAAGCTCGGAGGCGTTACGACCTAGAAACTCAGCCTGAAGCCCGTTTAATTCGAGCACTTTAATCAGTTCATTATCATCAATGGAACCGGTAGCAGTTCGAAGACGGTAGGGAACCAGCAGGTTGTCTTTGACCGTACCCTCGAAGATCACCGGTATCTGAAACACCATCCCCACTTTCTTTCTAAGGTCGAGGACTGGAATATCCTTTAATCTACCTCCATCGAATGTTATGTCTCCGGTGGTCGGGTCGTCCATTCGGTTGAGTAGCCTCAAGAGCGTTGTCTTGCCTGCCCCGGAAGGCCCGACGATGATGTGCCTTCCCTCTGGCATAAACTTGAGGTTTATGTCTGTTAAAACTACCGTTCCGTTCCTGGTCTTTCCGATGTTTTTGAGCTCGATCTTTGGATGATTCATTTTTTACCACTAAGTCACCAAGGCACTAAGTCACTAAGTTAGAAAAACATTTTTTCTTCGTGTCTTAGTGACTTGGTGGTTATGCTATAAAAGTGTTAGTATAAATGCCTCATAGACGCTACAATCTGCCGAATATCTCCGGGTGAACGATCTTTGAGAGCATTTTAAGCCCCTCCGCAATTCTCGGGCCGGGGCGGCCGAATAACGGCTCCGGTATGCAAAAAACCCTTTTTTCTCTTATGCCTTTTATGTTTTCCCATCCTCTTCTCGATAGTATTTTGTTCTCACTCATCTTCTCCTGCATCTTGGTCCCGCACCAGCAGATTAGGAGGATATCGGGGTCTTGGGATAGGATATCGGAAAGCTCCACCACGCTGCTTGTTTTCTGGATGTGCGAAAAAATGTTGACGCCACCGACGACCTCGCTCATATCGTTGACCCAGCTTTGCCGGCATGCGGCAATCGTCGGGTCGGGCCACCATTCCCAATATAGCCTGGGTCTATGCGGGGATTCTTTTCTCCCCGATTCTATGAGGTGAATTGTCTCTCTGATCTCATCAACCAGTTCTTGAGCTTCTTCCGGCCGCTCAGTGACCTCTCCCAGTGTGACGATATCCTCCAGGGTTTCCTCTATGCTCGAAGGGTTTAAGACTATGTAGGGAATACCTTCTTTCTCAAGCCCTTCTATGTTTCTCTCCATTCCGGGCACGGTCAGGGAGGCTATCACCAGGTCCGGTTCGAGGGCTTTGACCTTGTCGATGTTGACCCGGAGGTCGGGGCCGACCCGGGGAAGGTTTCTTACCGAGGGTGGGTAATCGGAATAGCTATCCACACCTACGACGTATTCCCCGGCGCCTATGGCAAAGAGTATTTCTGTGTTGCTAGGACATAGAGATACAATCCTGGACGGTCTCATCATGCTGATATTATAAACGAATCGGGGCTGAGATGAATGGCCTTGAAACGGTTTAATACCGCTATTGCCTAACAATTTAATCCTAAATATATTTAGGGTGATTATCACGGTAGGGTAGGGTGTGATCGCATCCCCATTGACAAATACACAGGCTTCATGCAAAAATTGAGTCAGTTACAAAAAGAAGAGTGAGGAGGAACCAATGGGAATATTATCCTGGATTATATTAGGATTAATTGCTGGGGCAATAGCTAAGCTCATATTACCCGGAAAAGACCCCGGCGGGATCATCGTAACGATAGTGATAGGGATAGTGGGGGCTATTATTGGCGGGTATATTGCCACGCTTCTGGGATTGGGAAGCGTTACCGGGTTTAACATAGGAAGCTTGATCATAGCTGTTATCGGCTCTATCGTGCTATTGCTCATATATCGTATGGTAAAGAAGCCTACTTAGGTGGTTCGTCTCTTCATCCCCTAATTTGTAGGGCTCGTCGTTTGTTATTCCTGGTTCAGGTAAGTGACATTTTTACTAACTAATTTAAGTTCCGCTATTGCTAATCAAAACCACCTCCAATTACTAACCTAAACAACTAGTAAAAATCACTATCAAACCAAAATAACAAAAACCAACAGACCCCACCAGTAAATAAAGGTAAAAACTTATCTCCCTTCACACCCATCAAGAATAAAAACCCTAAAACACGAATACACAAATAGAAAAAACAATTTGAACAAATAGGAGTAACAAATTATATATATCCACGCAACTAAAAATCTAAACACCACCTATAACTTAAGGACTAGAAAGGATAAAAAAGAAATTCCCTACAAAAGATACGACAAGAAAAAGCAACAAGAAAAATACCACTGCTACAAACAAACACGAAAATCTCTTCTCTAAAGAGGACCTCATCAAAACCGGCAAGCCCAGATACAAGAGATAGACGGTATAAAAAAAGCCTAGGAAACTTACATAACGGAGGTCGGGAACCAGGCTGAAAACCCCAAGTATCCAAACCGGAGTGCTTGAATACGCCGTTAACTTTAATGCCTGAACGGGCTCGGCCTCTCCATCAAAACGCCTGGCGGTATATGCTATTATTCGGGCTACGAGGTATATCCCAACCAGGAAAACTACATAACACAATATCGCCCGTAACACCGAGTAAGAGAGCGGCATATAGTAATGGCCCAAAAAGGGTACATTAAACCCGACAAATGATGCCCCTATTATCGATGCTACCGGTTCGATGGCCGCCATGGGCATTATGTAGTACTTATACAAATCCCTTATGCTGATTATCTCTACGTCTATTAGCTCCCATTCAAACCTTGGGTTAAGTAGGATACCCTTGGCTCGCTCAAATAAGCTTTTTAATAGCCCCGTTGTTACTTCCGTCATAGAAGAGCGATTCAATTAACCCACCTCACTCAGTCGAGCGATTCCAGCGCATCCTGGAATTCAAAGACCATATCCATGTGGCCGTATCTCTCCGCCACTTCCATTCCCTTCCGATAAGCCTCTCTAGCTTCGTCCTTTCTCCCCAGCTTGAGTAGAGACTCACCCAGTATACGGTAGGCTGCACCTTCATCTTCCTTGAGTTTCAGGTATGCGCTGATCTCGGCAACGGCATGCTCATACATTCCCAATTTCAGGTATTCATTTGCCAGTCCGTACCGCCCCAGGGGGTTATTAGGGTCTTTTCTAGTTAACTCCTTTAATGTCTCTAACATAGATTTGCTCATATCAACCTCGTCCCTAGTGATTTTATACTAGATTCAGACAGTTAGGAAAGACAAACTTTTTTATTGACATCGTATAACCCTCCGTGAGATAATGGCCTTATCCAACAATAATAGGAAACCGGCCTTGCGCAGAAAAGACAACCATATAAGAGTGTTGATTGTTGGCTCCGATGATTTTGCCAGGAAGGGTATAATTGATGCCCTAGCCGGGGAGGATGAAATAAACATCGAAGGCCATGCCTCCAATCTCTCTGAACTAGAGGACTATATCGATAAATTAACCCCGAATATCGTGATTGTGAACGACCAGGGCAAGGGAATCGGCAGGCTCGAAGCCATAAACCTTCTAAATAAGAAGATTAATGACCTTACCAAGATATTATTCCTGATCAACGATTATGATGAAGACCTAGAACTGACCGCACTCAAGATGGGGGTAAGAGGTTTTCTGCCTAAGAGCGTAGCTAAAGCCGACCTAATCAAGTGCATAAAGGCTATAAACACGGGAGAGATGTGGGTAAGAAGAAGGGTTATGCAAAAGCTGATAGACCAGTTATTGAAAAAAGTCGGCAGCTAATAATCACACCCAGTATAAAACCTGTTATAATAAATGAAGGAACATTCCCGAAAATCGTGGAGAGATTTCTACAGGACTATATTAGGGTCTACCTCGATGGAAAGACAAACAACAGTGCTAATAAGCAGTAATAACGCCCTGTTGAGAGCAGGAATAAAGAGCATACTGAGCAACGTCGAGGATATGCAAATTTTCGACGTTCCCAAAGACAGGCTGGAGTTACTCGAGTGTGTTTACACTTATAATCCCGATATTGTAATCTTGAGCGAGACCGATTTGCTTGACTCCCACGGTTCAGAAATTATGCGACTGGTACTTCAAAAAGCCGTCCAAACCAAGTTCTTGTTGATAATAAAGGCTTATGATGAGGACAAGGAACTGGCCTGGCTCAAGGCCGGGGTGAAAGGTTTCTTGACTGCAAACACCGGCAACGCCGATTTTATAAAGTGCATCAGAGCTGTAAAGCGTGGTGAGTTGTGGGTCAGGCGAAAACTACTGGAGAAGTACATAGAGCATCTGTCGATAATGCTGAACTTGTCCAGGAAAGACTATTCGCATGCACCATCCCTACCCAGTTTCAGCAGGAGGGAGATGGATGTGTTTATCATGGTCGGGAGGAATTACCGGAATAAAGAGATAGCGGAGAAGCTATCTATTAGTGAGAAAACGGTCAAGCATTACGTAGCCAGAATCTTTCGAAAACTTAACGTGAAAACAAGAAAAGATATCAGACGATATCTGAGTTTGGCCGTTTAACCGCAATAATAGGCTAATCAAATAAAAATTGTAAGAACCAAGATTTGGTCTGGCAGAGACTCTTCAGATAAGTCGCAATCAACACTGGAACGCTTCCCTCTTCTTGTCATCCTGAGCAAGCGAAGGATTTCGTCTTTTGTTTAGATTCTTCACCTTCGGTTCAGAATGACAATTCTAGAGGTTTCTTAACAATGTGTAACTTGATAACATTATTCGATATAACAGTTTTGACTATCACAGATAATAACGTATAAGGTTTAGACCAGCCTCAAAGTTGCTGAATAATCTCTTAAGGCTTATATATTTTATTAACTTCCATAAGTTATCCGATAGATCATTCCACCCCGATCATCGGATAGGTAAAGGCTTCCGTCGGTGCCGACTATTACATCTACAGGGCGCCCATCTGCCTTTTGTCCCCTGAGCCATCCGGTGGCAAAATCCTCTATACCGGCCGGCTTACCGTCTTCTATTTTAACCCGTACCACCTTATATCCGGTCGGTACAGAACGGTTCCACGAACCGTGAAATACCACGAACAAATCTCCCCGGTATTCTTGGGGTAACATATTACCGGTGTAGAATGCCAGACCGAGCGGCGCTGAATGCGCCTGCATCTCGAAGACGGGCGGTATGGTTCTTTTACAGAATTCCCCACTTCCGTACTCCGGGTCAGGAATTTTGTTGCCGTAGCACTGGGGCCAGCCGTAGTTTCCCCCCTCTTCAACTATGTTTATCTCTTCGGGTGGCAGGTTATCCCCAAGCCAGTCTCTTCCGTTGTCCGTAGCCCACATCTTTTTGCTCTCCGGATGCCAGGTGATACCCACCGAGTTTCTCAACCCCCGGGCATAGATTTTCCCGTCACTTCCATCCGGGTTAAATTGAAGTATAGCCGCCCGTCTTTCGTCTTTTTCCAGGCAGACATTACAGGACGAGCCGACGGAAACGTACATTTTTCCGTCGGGGCCAACCCTCATTGTCCTGGTAAAATGGCCACCGGTGGGAAGGTTAGGGACGATTATCTCTTTTTCACCTGGTGCGGTGTTAAATCGATCATACTTAAAGCGCGCGATTTGGTGCGTCTCACCTACGTAGAGATAGCCTTCATGAAAGTCTATACCGTGCGGCCTCTTCAGCCCCTTGACAAACGTTATTACCTTATCCGCCTTTCCGTCCTCATCCCTGTCCGGAAGCGCCATCACCTTTCCACTACCTAGTGTTGTCACGAATAACACGCCATCGGGGCTTAGAGCCATGAATCTCGGCGCTTCTAATCCTGAGGCAAAAATCTCTATCTTAAATCCCTCCGGCAGATTAACATTATCGACCGAGGAAAAGGTTTTTTCGGTATAGAAATAAAAAGAGAAAATCTGTAGTGTAAAGAGCATCAAGACTCGCATAATTAACTGACCTCCAAAGCCTATATTATTTTTTTAGTATGTATGGGCAAATAAAGTCACAAAGATTCTAAGACGATTAATTACAAACTAAAATTTTTGGCTTTTGCATCCTTTTTAAGCGAACAAATCGGATTGTTTAAGGACCTTTCTTTCTATACCCATCATGAACTCGGCATCGAATGCTCCATTTAGCATGTTAGCATCATTAGAAAAGACGCCGTGAATCTCTCTATTAAATACTCTACTGAAGGCATTTATGACGCTGGTCTCAACTTTCATAATGTCTAAGTCTTCTTTTTCTCCGGTTATTTCTTTAATAGAGGTTACACTCACCCCCTCAATCCCACAGGGGACTATCATTTGAAAATAGGATAAATCGGTATTCACGTTCAATGCGAACCCGTGATAGGTAATCCATCTTTTAATGCCCACTCCTATCGAGGCGATTTTTTTTTCCGATATCCAAACTCCAGCGAGGCCCTTCCTCCTTTCCGCAGATATATCAAAATCTTGAAGTGTGAGGATAATCATCTCTTCGAGATTACGGAGATACTTATGAACGTCGCGGTTAAGTTTATTTAAATCCAAGATTGGGTATCCCACTAATTGTCCCGGGCCATGATAGGTTATGTCGCCGCCCCGGCTTATTACTTCGAAGTGGATGCCCTTTTCCTTCAATTCTTCCTGGGTTATTAAAAGATGCTCTGACTTCCTATTTCTTCCGACCGTAAAAGTGTGAGGGTGCTGGAGAAGCAAGAGCACATCCTCTATCTCTTGATTCATTCTCTTTTCGAGCAGGCAAAGCTGAAGCTCAAGCGCCTTTTGATAGTCGACTATTCCTAGTCTGTAAACATTGAACCCGTCCATGTCTTTATATTATACCCATTGTCTGGAGCAGGCTGCATTTTTAGCCAAAGCGAGATTACACTGACCTGTCATTCCCGCGCAAGCGGGAATCCAGTTTTTAATCATGGATCCCCGATTAATACATTCGGGGATGACCAATTTAGGGGCTGTCATTCTCGCGGAGCTTGTCCTTGACCTCGATCGGGGGACGGGAATCCACCGGTCTGTCATTCGGAATGAATATGAGGAATCTTTCTTTAGGTTTCTCCCTTCGAAATGACAAAACTAGAGGGGGTCGAGTAACAAAGATAGCAGTAATGTTGACTTTAGGAGCGTTATCGTTATAAGGCTAAACTTCAATTTTCTGCCGGCTTATTGACTATTGTTTGACGAAGACCAGCTTCAAAAATTCCTGGCCCTGCCCAGAGCAGCAAGCGCTGCTTCCATTACTGCTTCGGATAGGGTGGGGTGGGCGTGTACGGTAATACCGATTTCTAGCGGAGTGGACTCAAGGGTTTTTGCCACTCCAATCTCGGCAATCAGCTCGGTCGCCCCGTGTCCTATGATATGTGCGCCCAGGATTTCTCCGGTTTTAGAGTCGGAGAGTATCTTCACAAATCCCTCGGTATCCCCTACGCCTACTGCTTTTCCACTGGCCCTGAACGGGAATTTGCCGATATCGTACTTTAGTCCCCTCTCTTTGACCTGCTCTTCGGTCAAACCGACAGATGCTATTTCCGGCTGGCAATAAACACAGCTTGGTATGTTGTCATAGTGAACCTTGCTCCTCAAACCGGACATTTTCTCCACGGCGACAACGCCCTCTTCCGAGGCCTTGTGCGCCAAAAGAGGAGGACCTATTACATCGCCTATAGCATAAACGCCGCTTGCGCTTGTCATGTAAGAATCGTCTGTTTTTATGAAGCCCTGCTTGGTAAGCTCTATGTTTAGCTCTTTGAGTCCTAAATCATCTGAATTCCCATAGTAGCTCAAGGATGAAGGGGCAACGTTTGCCACCGCTCTTCTCCCAACTGCCACCAAAACCTTTGCTGCAGAAATTTTCTTCTCTTCCCCTTTTCCCCCGGTATCTTCCAAGGTCACCTCGACTGATTTCTTAGATTTCTTGAGTTCTTTGAACTTCATGCCCGTAAGCACGCTCATGCCCGACTTTTTAAAAACCCTCTCCAATTCCTCGGCTACTTCCCTGTCCGCTCCGGGTAGGAGATGATTCTCCATCTCCACTATAGTTACCTTGCTGCCGAAGGAGTTATACACATAGGCAAATTCGGCCCCGATATAACCTCCACCGATTACGATGATGGAGTTGGGGAATTCGGTGGACATGATCGCCTCGTCGCTGGTCATCACCATCTTGCCGTCGATCTCTAGCCCAGGGAACGTTCTAGGTACCGAGCCGGTGGCGATTAAAATCCTCTCGGTATCGATCTCTTGCTGACTATTTTCACCTATCACACCGACCTTGTTATTGGAGATCAATTTACCTACTCCACGAAAAAGGGTTATTTTGTTTTTTTTGAACAGGAACTCTACCCCTTTCGTCAGCGTATTCGAGGCCCTTCGGCTTTTCTCTATCACCTTTGAGTAATCGAAAGAGAGTCCCTTTGTTTTGATTCCGTAATCCTCGGAACGCTTAAAGGTCTCGTAGATTTCCGCACATTTAAGTATTGCCTTTGAAGGAATACAGCCCCAGTTGAGGCAGACTCCGCCCGGTTTATCCCTCTCTATGATGGCCACCTTCATTCCGAGCTGCGCCGCGCGAATTGCACCGATATAACCGCCGGGTCCTGAACCGATTACCGTTAAGTTAAATTTTTCCATGGGCTATTAGTATAGCTACATTCATCATGCGGTCAAATATTTTCTTGACCTCGATTGTTTCAATATAGTACAATTAAATAAAAACCTTTTAACTCGAGAATTCATCGGGGCTCGCCAGAAGGTTTCCGCTGTTATTCTGAGCGAAGCGAATAGTCTAATTCAAGATACTTTGCAGTAAGGAATATATATGCTTCCTGGTTTAACTAAGATGAGACTGCCTTGAAGATGATAAGAGCCTTTTGGCCGCTTTCTTTTTGACTTAGAGAGAGGGGAAAAATGAGTGTAACAGACAAAGGGATTAAGGATAAGGAAAAGATTTCTGAATTAGAAGCGATAGAAACTAAAGAATGGATTGATTCCTTGGACCATGTATTACAGCGTGGGGGAGCAAGGCGGGTTACAGACCTTCTCAGACAACTACAAGTGCATGCCCAGGAATCCGGGGTTAAATTACCTTTCACCGCCAATACCCCTTATATAAACACCATACCGGTCGAGGAACAACCTCCCTTTCCCGGTAGCCGGGAGATCGAAAGGCGAATAAAGAGTATCATTCGCTGGAACGCTATGGCCATGGTGGTTCGGGCAAACCGTCTGGAGGAGGGGATAGGCGGGCATATTTCCACTTATGCATCGGCAGCCACTTTGTATGAAATCGGATTCAATTATTTTTTCCGTGCCCGGACGGAGAATCAGGAGGGTGATATAATCTATTTCCAGGGTCACGCCTCTCCTGGTATATATGCCAGAGCCTTTTTAGAAGGCCGCCTGAGCGTGGAACAATTAAAAAATTTTCGAAACGAGCTAAGACCCGGCGGAGGGCTCTCATCATACCCCCATCCCTGGCTCATGCCGCACTTCTGGCAGTTTCCTACGGTATCGATGGGCCTGAGCCCAATCATGGCCATCTATCAGGCACGCTTTAACCGTTATCTCGAAGACCGCGGGCTGAAGAAGCCGTCCGAGGCAAAGGTATGGGCCTTTGTAGGAGACGGAGAGGTAGACGAACCGGAATCCCTTGGGGCAATCACCCTGGCATCCAGAGAACACTTGGACAACCTGATCTTTGTCATCAATTGTAATTTACAAAGGCTCGATGGCCCGGTCAGGGGAAACGGCAAGATCATTCAGGAGCTTGAAGCCATTTTCCGAGGCGCCGGGTGGAATGTGATTAAAGTTGTGTGGGGCAGTGACTGGGACCCGCTTTTAGCC
The Thermodesulfobacteriota bacterium DNA segment above includes these coding regions:
- a CDS encoding ATP-binding cassette domain-containing protein, whose product is MNHPKIELKNIGKTRNGTVVLTDINLKFMPEGRHIIVGPSGAGKTTLLRLLNRMDDPTTGDITFDGGRLKDIPVLDLRKKVGMVFQIPVIFEGTVKDNLLVPYRLRTATGSIDDNELIKVLELNGLQAEFLGRNASELSVGEKQRLNVARALINKPEVLLLDEPTSALDSESANKLLQSVKELNEVLGLTVIMVTHQMDQARFFGGTVIHLANGTVVRVEEFLQDKKAFTVN
- a CDS encoding cobalamin-binding protein, with the protein product MMRPSRIVSLCPSNTEILFAIGAGEYVVGVDSYSDYPPSVRNLPRVGPDLRVNIDKVKALEPDLVIASLTVPGMERNIEGLEKEGIPYIVLNPSSIEETLEDIVTLGEVTERPEEAQELVDEIRETIHLIESGRKESPHRPRLYWEWWPDPTIAACRQSWVNDMSEVVGGVNIFSHIQKTSSVVELSDILSQDPDILLICWCGTKMQEKMSENKILSRRGWENIKGIREKRVFCIPEPLFGRPGPRIAEGLKMLSKIVHPEIFGRL
- a CDS encoding GlsB/YeaQ/YmgE family stress response membrane protein; translation: MGILSWIILGLIAGAIAKLILPGKDPGGIIVTIVIGIVGAIIGGYIATLLGLGSVTGFNIGSLIIAVIGSIVLLLIYRMVKKPT
- a CDS encoding Yip1 family protein, with amino-acid sequence MTEVTTGLLKSLFERAKGILLNPRFEWELIDVEIISIRDLYKYYIMPMAAIEPVASIIGASFVGFNVPFLGHYYMPLSYSVLRAILCYVVFLVGIYLVARIIAYTARRFDGEAEPVQALKLTAYSSTPVWILGVFSLVPDLRYVSFLGFFYTVYLLYLGLPVLMRSSLEKRFSCLFVAVVFFLLLFLVVSFVGNFFFILSSP
- a CDS encoding tetratricopeptide repeat protein produces the protein MSKSMLETLKELTRKDPNNPLGRYGLANEYLKLGMYEHAVAEISAYLKLKEDEGAAYRILGESLLKLGRKDEAREAYRKGMEVAERYGHMDMVFEFQDALESLD
- a CDS encoding response regulator is translated as MRRKDNHIRVLIVGSDDFARKGIIDALAGEDEINIEGHASNLSELEDYIDKLTPNIVIVNDQGKGIGRLEAINLLNKKINDLTKILFLINDYDEDLELTALKMGVRGFLPKSVAKADLIKCIKAINTGEMWVRRRVMQKLIDQLLKKVGS
- a CDS encoding response regulator transcription factor, producing MERQTTVLISSNNALLRAGIKSILSNVEDMQIFDVPKDRLELLECVYTYNPDIVILSETDLLDSHGSEIMRLVLQKAVQTKFLLIIKAYDEDKELAWLKAGVKGFLTANTGNADFIKCIRAVKRGELWVRRKLLEKYIEHLSIMLNLSRKDYSHAPSLPSFSRREMDVFIMVGRNYRNKEIAEKLSISEKTVKHYVARIFRKLNVKTRKDIRRYLSLAV
- a CDS encoding sorbosone dehydrogenase family protein; protein product: MRVLMLFTLQIFSFYFYTEKTFSSVDNVNLPEGFKIEIFASGLEAPRFMALSPDGVLFVTTLGSGKVMALPDRDEDGKADKVITFVKGLKRPHGIDFHEGYLYVGETHQIARFKYDRFNTAPGEKEIIVPNLPTGGHFTRTMRVGPDGKMYVSVGSSCNVCLEKDERRAAILQFNPDGSDGKIYARGLRNSVGITWHPESKKMWATDNGRDWLGDNLPPEEINIVEEGGNYGWPQCYGNKIPDPEYGSGEFCKRTIPPVFEMQAHSAPLGLAFYTGNMLPQEYRGDLFVVFHGSWNRSVPTGYKVVRVKIEDGKPAGIEDFATGWLRGQKADGRPVDVIVGTDGSLYLSDDRGGMIYRITYGS
- the lipB gene encoding lipoyl(octanoyl) transferase LipB, whose product is MDGFNVYRLGIVDYQKALELQLCLLEKRMNQEIEDVLLLLQHPHTFTVGRNRKSEHLLITQEELKEKGIHFEVISRGGDITYHGPGQLVGYPILDLNKLNRDVHKYLRNLEEMIILTLQDFDISAERRKGLAGVWISEKKIASIGVGIKRWITYHGFALNVNTDLSYFQMIVPCGIEGVSVTSIKEITGEKEDLDIMKVETSVINAFSRVFNREIHGVFSNDANMLNGAFDAEFMMGIERKVLKQSDLFA
- the lpdA gene encoding dihydrolipoyl dehydrogenase, which codes for MEKFNLTVIGSGPGGYIGAIRAAQLGMKVAIIERDKPGGVCLNWGCIPSKAILKCAEIYETFKRSEDYGIKTKGLSFDYSKVIEKSRRASNTLTKGVEFLFKKNKITLFRGVGKLISNNKVGVIGENSQQEIDTERILIATGSVPRTFPGLEIDGKMVMTSDEAIMSTEFPNSIIVIGGGYIGAEFAYVYNSFGSKVTIVEMENHLLPGADREVAEELERVFKKSGMSVLTGMKFKELKKSKKSVEVTLEDTGGKGEEKKISAAKVLVAVGRRAVANVAPSSLSYYGNSDDLGLKELNIELTKQGFIKTDDSYMTSASGVYAIGDVIGPPLLAHKASEEGVVAVEKMSGLRSKVHYDNIPSCVYCQPEIASVGLTEEQVKERGLKYDIGKFPFRASGKAVGVGDTEGFVKILSDSKTGEILGAHIIGHGATELIAEIGVAKTLESTPLEIGITVHAHPTLSEAVMEAALAALGRARNF